From the Chloroflexus aurantiacus J-10-fl genome, one window contains:
- a CDS encoding branched-chain amino acid ABC transporter permease, with translation MDRFIQLALSGIANGAIFALVALGFVLIYKSSDVINFAQGELLLIGAYLTYAMVEQFGLWWPAGVVLAVVLAAVAGVLIEQLVLRPMIGEPAISVIMVTIGLSSLLRAIVGAIWGVTPRPAPQFLPTDTVTILGANVGVDRIWAFGLAITLFVILTLFFRYSRDGIAMRAVADDQQAALSMGISVKKVWAVAWAIAAITAAVGGILLMSIFGGVSGTIARVGLIVFPVVILGGLDSIPGAIIGGLIIGLLQSFAGGYLPPEWGVGEVVPFIILLFILLVRPYGLFGQRIIERV, from the coding sequence ATGGATCGGTTCATTCAGCTTGCCCTGAGTGGTATTGCAAACGGTGCCATTTTTGCGCTGGTCGCGCTCGGTTTTGTGTTGATCTACAAAAGCAGCGACGTGATCAATTTTGCGCAGGGCGAATTGTTGTTGATCGGTGCTTACCTGACCTACGCTATGGTCGAGCAGTTCGGCCTCTGGTGGCCGGCAGGTGTGGTCTTGGCGGTTGTGCTGGCAGCGGTTGCCGGCGTGCTGATCGAGCAGTTGGTGCTGCGACCAATGATTGGTGAGCCGGCGATTTCGGTGATTATGGTCACCATCGGTCTATCGTCGCTGTTGCGGGCAATTGTCGGCGCGATCTGGGGTGTCACCCCACGTCCGGCCCCGCAATTTCTACCTACCGACACGGTCACCATTTTAGGCGCAAATGTTGGCGTGGATCGCATCTGGGCATTTGGCCTGGCTATTACACTCTTCGTGATCTTAACCCTCTTCTTCCGCTACAGCCGTGATGGAATTGCCATGCGTGCGGTGGCCGATGATCAACAGGCGGCGCTCAGCATGGGTATCAGCGTCAAGAAGGTATGGGCGGTGGCCTGGGCTATTGCGGCAATTACCGCCGCAGTTGGCGGTATTTTGCTGATGAGCATCTTCGGTGGTGTGTCCGGCACCATTGCCCGGGTTGGTTTGATCGTCTTTCCGGTCGTGATTCTCGGTGGCCTCGATAGCATTCCGGGTGCAATTATCGGCGGGCTGATCATCGGTCTGTTGCAATCGTTCGCCGGTGGCTATCTGCCTCCCGAATGGGGAGTAGGTGAGGTTGTGCCGTTCATCATCCTCTTGTTCATTCTGCTGGTACGTCCTTACGGTCTCTTCGGACAGCGCATTATCGAGCGGGTGTAG
- a CDS encoding long-chain fatty acid--CoA ligase, with protein sequence MIQIPETTLPRLLFQNAERFGDKVALREKDYGIWQTVTWRQFADHVRAFAMGLHALGVRRGDVIAILGDNRPEWLYAEFAAQTIGAMSIGVYQDSVAEEVYYIVSAAGARVIVVEDQEQVDKIIEIWPRLEGVLKVIYYEPKGMRNYRQPYLADFPSIEELGRTYDREHPGLFEAELAAGKPDDVAILSTTSGTTGKPKLAMLTHRNMISQGAGLLSVDPLGPDDEFVSFLPLAWVGEQMVTVAAGMQCGFTINFPESASTVQENIREIGPRVMFSPPRIWENMLSQVQVKIQDSTPLKRAIFEWAMRQGYEMADTRFSGKQPDLWLRLRYGLARLLVFEMLKDHLGLRFLKRAYTGGAALGPDVFRFYHAIGVNLKQVYGQTESAGLSVIHRDGQIKFQTVGTPLPNTQIRIAENGEILVKSPSVFVGYYQNPEATAEALEDGWLHSGDAGYFDEDGHLIVIDRAKDVMTLHDGTKFSPQFIENKLKFSPYIKEAVVFGGDWPFVTAMINIDFANVGKWAENAQISYTTYTDLAQKPQVYALIRKDVERANADLPPAARIRRFLLLHKELDADDGELTRTRKVRRRLVAQRYQEIVDALYSDQDELEIETTITYQDGRTALIKTRLRIEEIDDPATTLAASPSRMAVR encoded by the coding sequence ATGATACAGATACCGGAGACAACTCTACCACGGCTCCTCTTTCAGAACGCGGAACGTTTTGGCGATAAGGTGGCCCTGCGCGAAAAGGATTATGGCATCTGGCAAACGGTGACCTGGCGGCAGTTTGCTGACCACGTGCGCGCCTTCGCGATGGGATTACACGCGCTGGGGGTTCGGCGCGGTGATGTCATTGCCATTCTCGGTGATAACCGCCCCGAATGGTTGTACGCCGAGTTCGCCGCCCAAACCATCGGTGCAATGTCGATTGGGGTCTATCAGGACTCAGTTGCCGAAGAGGTCTATTACATCGTCTCGGCTGCCGGCGCACGGGTGATCGTGGTCGAGGATCAAGAGCAGGTCGATAAGATCATCGAAATCTGGCCGCGGCTGGAAGGGGTGTTGAAGGTAATCTACTACGAACCGAAAGGCATGCGCAATTATCGCCAGCCCTACCTCGCCGATTTTCCGTCTATTGAAGAGCTTGGCCGGACGTATGATCGCGAGCATCCGGGTCTGTTTGAGGCTGAACTCGCTGCCGGTAAACCTGATGATGTAGCCATTCTCTCGACCACCTCCGGTACCACCGGCAAGCCGAAGCTGGCCATGCTGACCCATCGCAACATGATCAGCCAGGGTGCCGGTCTGCTCTCTGTCGATCCTCTCGGCCCCGATGATGAGTTTGTCAGCTTCCTCCCGCTGGCCTGGGTGGGAGAGCAGATGGTGACTGTGGCCGCCGGTATGCAGTGCGGTTTTACCATCAACTTCCCGGAATCGGCCAGTACCGTCCAAGAGAATATTCGCGAGATCGGGCCACGGGTGATGTTCTCGCCACCACGCATCTGGGAGAATATGCTCTCGCAGGTGCAGGTGAAGATTCAGGACTCGACACCGCTCAAACGTGCGATCTTCGAGTGGGCAATGCGCCAGGGGTACGAGATGGCCGATACCCGCTTCAGCGGGAAACAGCCCGATCTCTGGCTGCGCCTGCGCTATGGGTTGGCGCGCCTGCTGGTCTTTGAGATGCTCAAAGACCATCTTGGCCTGCGCTTCCTCAAACGGGCTTACACCGGCGGTGCCGCGCTCGGCCCTGATGTGTTCCGCTTCTACCACGCGATTGGGGTGAATCTGAAACAGGTGTACGGGCAAACGGAAAGTGCCGGCCTGAGCGTCATCCATCGTGATGGGCAGATTAAGTTTCAAACTGTGGGGACACCGCTGCCAAATACCCAGATTCGGATTGCCGAAAATGGCGAAATTCTGGTTAAAAGCCCCTCTGTCTTTGTGGGATACTATCAAAATCCGGAGGCAACCGCAGAAGCGCTCGAAGATGGCTGGTTGCACAGTGGCGATGCCGGCTATTTTGATGAAGATGGCCATCTGATCGTGATTGATCGAGCCAAGGATGTAATGACTCTTCACGACGGCACTAAATTCTCGCCACAGTTTATTGAGAATAAACTCAAGTTTAGCCCATACATCAAAGAGGCCGTGGTCTTCGGTGGTGACTGGCCCTTCGTGACCGCGATGATCAACATTGATTTCGCGAATGTCGGTAAATGGGCCGAGAACGCTCAAATTTCCTACACGACGTATACCGATCTGGCGCAGAAGCCGCAGGTGTACGCCCTCATCCGCAAAGATGTTGAACGCGCCAATGCCGATTTACCCCCGGCAGCACGGATTCGCCGCTTTCTGCTGTTGCACAAGGAGCTTGATGCCGATGATGGTGAACTGACCCGCACCCGTAAGGTACGCCGTCGTCTGGTCGCCCAACGTTATCAAGAGATTGTCGATGCGCTCTATAGCGATCAGGACGAACTTGAAATCGAGACCACGATCACCTATCAGGATGGGCGGACTGCGCTGATCAAGACGCGCCTGCGGATCGAAGAGATAGATGATCCGGCGACGACACTGGCAGCATCACCGTCGCGGATGGCAGTTCGTTAG
- a CDS encoding ABC transporter ATP-binding protein has translation MTHRDSTTLPAPQMEIDHVGLSFGGVRALLSVTFNIYPGMIQAIIGPNGAGKTSLLNCISGLYRPQQGQIRFEGRNIIGLPPHQIARLGIARSFQNIELFRHMTVVDNLMLGRHIHMRSGIFSGGFYWGRAQREEVEHREFVEQVIDLLEIQSIRKKMVGTLSYGLQKRVELGRALAMNPRLLLLDEPMAGMNNEEKEDMARFILDINEEYGTTIVLIEHDMGVVMDISDRVAVLEFGQLIAYGTPAEVRSDPKVIDAYLGREHAMPTV, from the coding sequence ATGACGCATCGTGATTCAACAACACTACCGGCGCCCCAAATGGAGATTGATCATGTGGGGCTTAGCTTCGGTGGTGTGCGAGCACTATTATCGGTTACGTTTAACATTTACCCCGGCATGATCCAGGCGATTATCGGCCCGAATGGTGCCGGAAAGACCAGCCTGCTCAATTGTATCAGTGGTCTTTACCGCCCTCAGCAAGGGCAAATTCGTTTTGAAGGCCGGAACATCATCGGCCTACCGCCCCACCAGATTGCCCGTCTTGGCATTGCCCGTTCATTTCAGAACATCGAACTCTTCCGCCATATGACGGTGGTTGACAACCTGATGCTTGGTCGTCACATCCATATGCGCAGCGGTATCTTCAGTGGCGGTTTCTACTGGGGGCGTGCCCAACGGGAAGAGGTTGAGCATCGCGAGTTTGTTGAGCAGGTGATCGATCTGCTCGAAATTCAGTCGATCCGCAAGAAGATGGTGGGGACGCTCTCGTATGGCTTGCAAAAGCGGGTCGAGCTGGGGCGAGCGCTGGCAATGAATCCGCGTCTGCTCCTGCTCGATGAACCGATGGCCGGCATGAATAACGAAGAAAAAGAGGATATGGCTCGCTTTATCCTCGATATTAACGAGGAATACGGTACAACCATTGTCCTGATCGAACACGATATGGGTGTGGTGATGGACATCAGTGATCGGGTCGCTGTGCTTGAATTTGGACAACTGATCGCCTATGGTACCCCGGCTGAGGTGCGCAGTGATCCGAAGGTGATCGATGCCTATCTTGGCCGTGAACACGCGATGCCAACAGTATAA